The Populus alba chromosome 6, ASM523922v2, whole genome shotgun sequence genome contains a region encoding:
- the LOC118032494 gene encoding probable L-type lectin-domain containing receptor kinase VI.1 translates to MASTIYLVLLFLFFCMVAEAQDVEFLFNGFNGSEANFTLDKVSITKPSGLLRLTNKTQNAVGHAFYSEKVRMLNRSSSSSMNASSFSTAFVFQIISPSKGEGGFGFAFTLSPSDRLPEAEAGHYLGLFNSTNDGFSSNYIFAVEFDTVNGFNKSTDSVGNHVGININSVDSKAGKPAAYNDDVNRLDSSEELMLDSGKPIQAWVEYNGVTKRINVTIAPMDHDKPIQPLISFQQDLSTYVKEDMYVGFSASTGNKASSHYILGWSFSTKGEAPLLNLSRLPIALQEKNSSSFRPSVIVIIASLCGVTTLLFVLLFFLTVYKIKWRQSEALEDWELECPHRFRYQDLYTATQGFKKSEIIGVGGFGAVYKGRLPTNGNEVAVKKINHNSIQGLREFTAEIESLGRLRHKNLVNLQGWCKTKNDLLLVYEFIPNGSLAGLLFSRRNNFVLSWEQRLNIVKGVAAGLLYLHEEWEQVVIHRDVKSGNVLIDAEMNGQLGDFGLARLYDHGTMSHTTNIVGTIGYLAPELTRTGQSSTGSDVYAYGILLLEVACGRKPVETSNFILIDSVIEYHRMGRIIDAADPKLNSAFVVKEMELVLGLGLLCSHRKPKARPTMRQVIRYLNWEDKLPVFDDLGSPDSLRGSTKSMEVSVSSNTITGSFPSSSIGHMTCSFIDAGR, encoded by the coding sequence ATGGCCTCGACGATCTATTTAGTTTTgttgttcttattcttttgtatGGTTGCTGAGGCTCAAGATGTAGAATTCCTCTTCAATGGATTCAATGGAAGTGAAGCAAACTTCACACTTGATAAAGTTTCCATTACCAAGCCTAGTGGTTTACTAAGGCTCACCAACAAAACGCAAAATGCTGTAGGACATGCATTTTATTCCGAAAAAGTACGGATGCTTAACAGAAGTTCATCTTCGTCTATGAATGCTTCTTCCTTCAGCACAGCTTTTGTCTTTCAGATTATCTCTCCATCCAAAGGTGAGGGAGGATTCGGCTTTGCTTTCACCTTATCTCCCTCCGATCGGCTTCCTGAGGCTGAGGCAGGGCATTACCTTGGTCTTTTCAACTCTACAAACGATGGTTTCTCCTCCAACTATATTTTTGCTGTTGAATTCGACACAGTTAATGGATTCAACAAGAGTACAGACTCTGTAGGCAATCATGTCGGAATCAACATCAACAGCGTGGATTCAAAAGCAGGAAAACCAGCTGCTTATAACGACGACGTAAACCGGCTTGATTCATCTGAAGAATTGATGTTGGACAGTGGTAAACCTATTCAAGCTTGGGTCGAATATAATGGTGTGACTAAACGTATTAACGTAACAATAGCTCCCATGGACCATGACAAACCGATTCAACCACTCATTTCCTTCCAACAAGATCTAAGCACTTATGTTAAGGAGGATATGTATGTTGGTTTCTCCGCCTCTACTGGAAATAAGGCGAGCTCTCATTACATACTGGGATGGAGTTTTTCCACCAAGGGAGAAGCCCCTCTACTAAATCTTTCTCGGCTTCCTATCGCACTGCAGGAGAAAAATTCATCGTCTTTCCGACCCTCAGTGATTGTTATTATCGCATCTTTATGCGGTGTGACCACTCTTCTGTTTGTACTACTGTTCTTTCTTACGGTGTATAAAATAAAGTGGCGGCAATCTGAGGCTCTTGAAGACTGGGAATTGGAGTGTCCGCACAGGTTTCGCTATCAAGATCTTTATACAGCAACTCAGGGTTTTAAAAAGAGTGAGATCATCGGAGTTGGTGGGTTTGGCGCAGTGTACAAAGGTAGATTGCCTACAAATGGAAATGAAGTTGCTGTTAAGAAGATCAATCACAACTCAATCCAGGGTTTGAGAGAATTCACTGCAGAGATTGAAAGCCTGGGACGTTTACGGCACAAGAACTTGGTGAATCTCCAAGGATGGTGCAAGACAAAAAATGACCTCCTCCTAGTTTATGAGTTCATCCCAAATGGAAGCCTGGCCGGTCTCCTCTTCAGTCGGAGAAACAACTTTGTATTGAGCTGGGAGCAAAGATTGAATATTGTTAAAGGCGTTGCAGCAGGGCTTTTGTATTTGCATGAGGAATGGGAGCAAGTGGTGATTCACAGAGATGTCAAGTCAGGCAATGTCTTGATAGATGCAGAAATGAACGGGCAGCTAGGAGACTTTGGTCTAGCCAGGTTGTATGATCATGGCACGATGTCGCACACCACAAATATTGTTGGCACGATAGGGTATCTTGCACCTGAACTGACACGCACCGGTCAGTCTTCTACCGGCTCCGATGTGTATGCATACGGTATTTTGCTTCTTGAAGTGGCTTGTGGCAGAAAACCCGTTGAAACTAGCAACTTCATTCTGATAGATTCAGTGATTGAATACCATCGAATGGGTAGAATTATCGATGCAGCTGATCCAAAGCTGAACTCTGCATTCGTGGTCAAAGAAATGGAGTTGGTGCTGGGGTTGGGTCTTCTTTGCTCTCATCGCAAACCTAAAGCCAGGCCAACCATGAGACAAGTTATACGGTATCTTAACTGGGAAGATAAGCTTCCTGTATTTGATGATTTGGGCTCTCCTGATTCTCTGCGTGGGAGCACAAAATCTATGGAAGTTTCGGTTTCCAGTAACACGATCACAGGATCATTTCCTTCATCTTCTATCGGTCACATGACTTGTAGTTTTATAGATGCCGGCAGGTAG